In Candidatus Omnitrophota bacterium, the genomic window CCGATATTCCTGCTCGCGGGAAACGCAGAGTTCAAAGAGGCGTTTGACCTGCGTCGTGACCCATAAAAAAATCATGACAAACGCCAGCAGGGCCAAGCCGCGGATATCCGTCGTGCGATCCCATCCGTCCTCGAACAGGCCGCACAAGCGCTTCAAGGCCTCCTCGTGCAGCCCGAACAGGCCGCAGAAGACGCTCTTCGAGAGACTATCGCCGCTGGCGATGTGCGCGGCCTCATGCCCCACCACCGCCTCAAGCTGCGGCCGCGACAGCCGCGCCAATAATCCCTCGGTGACCGCAATCGCTGAGCGCCCGCTGAAATCCGCAATCGCGCAGGCGTTCATCGCTCCGGTTGAAATCACGTACGGCTCAATGGCGCGCCCGCCGGTTGCGATCGAGACTTCGTCAATGATGTTTTTCAAACGGCCATGGTAGGCGTCCTCCGGATCCAGGGGGCGCGAGGAAACCGCCACGAGCGTGCGATCAACCAGGCGGTGGATCGACGCCGCCCAGTGCCCCCAAGCCAGCAACAGCGCAATCCCGATGACCAGCAACCACTCGAAGAGGGAAAGATGCGGCTGTCCGCCGACAGCATACTTGAGGCCCAAGACCAGCACGGCTGTTGAGACGGCATAGAGGAGGACGAGGCCGGCAAACAGCCAGGCCAGCGTGCGGGTCTTGCGCTGCTCGATCTCAACGTGGGTGTACGGCATGCCCAAGGCGATATCAGATATGAAATGGCCTTTTCATATCTGATATCGGGTTAAAACTTGACTTGGGGGACGGCGCGCTCGGCGGGAGCATCGAGCTGGAAGAAGTCGACTTTGGTGAACCCACCGGTGCCAGCCACGATGTTCGTCGGCACGGATTCGATCGCCGCGTTATACCGCGCCGCCTGGTCGTTGTAGAACTGGCGGGCGAAGGAAACTTTGTTCTCCGTCGAGGTGAGCTCCTCCTGCAGCGCCATGACGTTCTGATTCGCCTTAATGTCAGGATAGCGCTCCACCACGGCAAACAGCGACCGGAGGGTCTCGGTCAAGAAATTCTCCGCCTGGGCCTTCTCGCCGACGCTGCCAGCACTCACCGCCTGCTGGCGCGCCTTAATGACATTTTCCAGCGTGCCCCGCTCGTGCGCCATGTAGCCTTTGACCGATTCCACCAGGTTCGGAATCAAATCATGCCGGCGTTTCAGCTGCACATCGATCTGCGACCACGCGCTCTTGAGGTCCTGGCGCATCCGCACCAGCCCGTTGTACGCGCCGATCCACCACAACAGGATGCCGATCCCGACAGCGACAACCGCGATGAGCACGATCGCTGCAATTCCCATCTGCTGCCTCCTCCTCTATTGCGATGGTTAAAATCGTCCCCGCACGCCGCCCATCACCGACGTCTCGTCAGCCTCTTTCCGCAATCGGAGAAAGAACCCGAGATCCGGTGTGGCCTCGCGTGTAAATGTCACCGTGATCCCCAGCGATTGGCGTTGGCTCCTCAGCAAGGCCACGGCCACACGATCCCGAGCGGTCACGGCGATGGCTCCCTCGAAACGCAGCGTGTGAACGCGCCCATCCCCGTAAGGCACATCAAAGGAGACGGACAGATCGCGATGGAGTTTCCAGGTTCCAAACAGCGTGATGCGCCGCTGGATTCGAGCGCTCCGTGAAACGCGAATCCCCACCTGATACGCCACGCGGCCCTCGCGAGCCGACAACGACCGGCTCTGAAGGCTCGCGCGAAATTCAAACCCCGAATCCGTCGCTCCGCTCAGGCGATAGGCCAGGCGATCCTTCGCCGTGATATCCCATGCGCCTTCAAACGCCAGGGTGCGCTCCACGACTCGGTGTTTGGCGGTTGCGCGCGCGCGAGTTCGGTACAGGAGTTGATGATGCTCCCCGATCTCCCACGCCCCTTGGAGTGTCAGACGATCTTCCTCGCCCTGGCCCTTGTCGATAAGAAACGCCAATCGGTTGTTGGCATCCGCCTGCCAGCGGCCGGTGAGGGTGAGCCGTTGTGCGGCGGTATCCGGCTCCCCGTTGCGCTGCAAGGTAAACACGAGCGCATGGGCGTTTGTCTCCAGCACCCGGCCGCTGAGATACAGCGTCTGCCGGGTAGATACCTCCGATTCGCGCAACGTCAACGCCAGCTGATGGGCCGGGGTCAGTTTCCACGTCCCCTCGAAGACAAACGCATGACTCGCTGGCGCATCCTGCAATCGCGAGGTTTCATCCGCGTGGTAGACCAGGCGATTGCGGCCGTCGACTTCGATCGTGCCGTCGACGATCTGCACGGAGCGCAGCGCGGCCGAGGATTGCTCGCGAATCAGCAGGCGGTTCTCGCCGTCAAAGGCGTAGCGCGCGCGGCGCTGAGGGGCGAGGGATGGCATCCCGCGTTATGGCCAGCGGCGGCTCTCAGTCGGAGCCGGAGGCGGGATGCTGTCGGCGCGTTTCATCACGTAGACTTCCGGGGTCAGCAATTGCAGCTCGCTGCTCGCGCGCTGAATGGCGCCCCGCGAGCCGACGAGCATGATTCGCACGGTGCCGTCGGAGGCTTCGAAATAGAGGTATTGCACTTCGGACTTGGCGACGACGCTGACCAGGCGGCCGTATTCCGGAGGGATGATGAAGGGCGCGTCATTGACGGTATTCACCGTGATTTCCTGCAGCTTCTCGCGTTCCGTCGCGGCATACACCAGCGACGACAGCGCGGCCCCAAGTGCTGCCCCCATGAGCCATCGCCTCATCGGTCCCTCCTTGGCAGGCCTATTCTGTGAGGATGTCGATCGCGGAATCGAGGTTCACAATGGCAATGTCGATGGCTTCAGCATCGGGCCCGCGCTTGGCGCGTTCATCTTTGGCGAGCTGCCTCAGAGATTCCAAGAGCGGTTTGAGCGCTTCCCCCAGCCCTCGGGCGGCGGCGTTTTTCATCGTCAACAGTATAGCAAAACGGCAGCCATTGCTGGCTGCCGTTCTCTGAAACCATCGATATCAGATATCGATTTCGATATCTGATATCGCCTTGTTACTTCGCGGTCGCGTGGTGCACTCGGCGCCGCTCTCGACCATTCGTCTCATGGGGCAGATGGTTCGAGATCCATCCTCGCGCGGCCTGACTCACACGGCCGGCTTGGTGGGCGAGCGCTCGACGCGTCTGAACCAACCGACGTCCCGCGTCATTCTGGATCTTGCGGATCCTCAGCGCAATCCGCTTGCGCGTGACTTTCCCTGAGGCCGGCGCGTACAGCAACGCGACAACGCTTCCCGCCGCGGCACCAATCGTGAATGCCAGGAACGTGCGCAGCCCCAACCCTTTTCGCGGAGCTTCCTTCATCCCACAACCCTCCCACGTTGTATTACTTGCCACGACGGTGGCGAGGTTCCCCCCTCGCTCCATTGCCGGCGTGCTCTTGAAAGAAACCTGAGACATGCGTTTTCAGCTGGGTGACGCGCTGCAGCGCTTCGCTTGCCGCATCGCAGGCCTGCGCAACCACATGATCGACGCGTTGGGTCGCGACATTCGCGCGGCCCAGGATGCGTTGAACGTGGGATAGCGACCGGTTGGTCTTCTTCAGCGCTTCCTCGGCTTCGGGCAGGATCGACGTGACGCGGCGAAGCGCGCGTCGCATATCCGTCGCGGTGAGCAGGATGGTAGCGGTGAGGATCATCGCGCACAGCGCGATGACAGCGAGAAGGACGAACGCGAAGATCATTGCCCACTCTTTCGGTAACCTGACGATCCGTGCGATATCAGATATCGAATTCGATATCTGATATCGCCTGAGGACTCGAGGCTTTGCGTCCCCGAATTACTTCGGGTTTGCGTTTATCGAGAATGTCAAACAACCAACGTATAGTAAGACCTTACCTGAGATGCGTAAAAAACGTCAAGGGATTAGCAAGATTTTTCTTGCCGGAGGCGCTTATTGGGCGGGAGCGGCCGCGGGCTGATCCGGGGTGGTGTGGCGTTCAAGCGCTCGCTGCAGCAGACCGCCAACCACGTCTTGAAACTTATTGGCGAGCAATCTCGACGTCAGATAGGCCACGTCAGGCATCGGGACCAGCCGAGGAAGCTGCCCCTGAATCGTGAGAGGAATCTCAAGCTCCCCGGCCGAATTCGCAATGCCTTGCAATTCTTTGGTCTTCAGTATCAGCGCCGCCGACAACGTCCGCTCCACGCGAAGCACAGCCTGGATATTGACTCCGCCAGACAATGCCACGACCCCGTGGCCGCTCAGCGCAAACGCATCGGTCGTGACGGTCAGATCTTGAAACTGCAGGGCCCCGCGCTCAACCTCGATCCCGGCATCGATCGGTTGCAGCACGGTGTCTTTCGCGGCGAACTTCGCCTGATACTCCGGAGGAAGCTGTGTTTCGATGATCGCCATCAACCCCGGCACCATGGAGATGCGCTCAAAGACGGCTCGCAGGAGGTTGAGATTCTCGATCTTCGCATCCGTCAGTTGAAGCCGTCCGCTGGCACTGACGGCCTGCATCACCTGCTGCGGATCAAGTGTGGCGGCCTTCCCCTGCACCGATGCTGTGATGGTGCCGTGCAATTGCGGTTCGCCGGCGGCGGCCTTCGGCAGCACGTGATCCAAACCCATCCGATTCAGCTTCACCGTCAGTTGCTCAATCGAGCCAGGCGCTGACGGGCCTGGCAGGGTCAGGCGGCCGGCCACATGAAGATTGCGCGAGGCAGCACCGATGGACGCGGCCAGCGTGACATCCATCGGCCTTCCCGCAGCGATATTCCGCACCTGAAGATCCACGTCCTTGACCACGAGATCCGTCGGCGGGCGCGTCATGGCATCGGTCCAATGCACCGCGCCGTCGTCGATGCGGAATGAGGAAATTTCAAGGGCCAGCGGCGTTGTCCCCGGCGCTGTCTGGCTGGGGGCTGCGGCGGGTGCGCCAGCGACGGCCAATCCCAGGAGATTGATCTGGCCTTGCGCATCGCGGCTGATATGCGCCTGAAGGCTTTTGAGCACGATGGCCGTGATCTGGACGTCTTGGTGAAGCAGGGGGGCAAGACGGACGACGGCATCCGCTGAGTCCACGTGGATCAGGGGCTCTGCCGATGGGATCTGATCAGCGATCGTGAGGCCCTTGAGCTGCAGCGCAAGGCCGCCGCGCCAGCCAAGGGCCATATGCTCCAGACTCACCGGATGCTTGATGGCGTCTTGCAGCTTGCCGACCACGAAGGGACGGTAGCGATCGGCGTCGAATGTGGCGATGAAGATCGCCAGGCCGCCGACGATCAGCAGGATAAGAACGAGGAGGGCGAGCAACACCTTTTTCATGCGTGAGGAAGCGCGCGCCACGGACGCATCACGCGGACGGCCGGGCCGAGCAGCTCTTGCCGGCGCACCGGGCCGAAGCTGCGAGAATCCGTGCTGCGTGCTGGATGATCGCCGAGCAAGAAAAATTCATCCTCGCCGAGCTGCCAGGAGCGCCCCTCAAGGCTGAGGCGGTCCTTCGGCAGGCCGATCACCCGCTTGATCATCCGCCGACGGCCGCGCGCTGACGGGCGTGCGACCACGACATCGCCTCGCTTCGGCCCCTGCGCGCGGAACGCTTGGCGGCGCACGAACACCACCTCGCCCGGCCGCAGCGTCGGCGACATGCTCTCGCCCTCAATCCGGAGAAATTCTCCCCGGATCGCCAACCGCCTTCGCAGCGAGCGCATAGTTGTGACGATGCGTGAATAGCTCATCGTAGCTTTCGTTTGGAAGTTGGCGCTTACTTCTTCTTGGCCGCTTCCGCTTTGTTGAACATCTCGCTGATCTTGGCCACGGCGTCCATCAGCTCTTGCGACTTGGCCACATCCACATGCTGCTTGTTGTAGGAGCAGAGCTTCGCCGCCTTCCAGAACGTCTCATGCAGATCCGGGAACATGGACAGGTGCTCGGGTTTGAAATAATCCGTCCACAAAATCAGCAGCTCCTGCTTGCACAACTGCGCATGGGTTTCCTTGGTCTGCACCATGCGCACGACGGTGTTGCGATGCTCATATTGCTCTTGCGTGTTGGCCGTGGCTGCCGGAAGCGCCATATTCGTCAGCTTCGTGTTCATGGTATGGACGGTTTTGGCGGAGACTCCCGCGAGATGCGGATCATAAATCCCGCAGGGCACATCGCAATGCGCAAAGACCGGACGAATCCTCAAGACGCGATCCAACAAGCGAGAGAGCATGATGCAACCTCCTGTGAAGCGGCGACCATCGCCGACCCCGATGGTCGGCGCTCCGGAATGCCGAACGCACGAGCGTTCGGCGGAAATGGCGGCGCGTGGTAGGCTGTGTGCAACAACAGTATTATAGCAAAACTGATCAAGGCTCATGGACTGATCTCGATGAGCTTGCGGCGGCTTGAAAGCCCGTGGAGGATGCGGACGGCGCGCTTGGAAACCTGGAAATGCTCGGCGAGGGCCGCGATGAGAGCGCTGTTGGCGCGGCCGTCCTGGGCCGGCTCGGGCAGCGTCACGCGCAGGCTGCCGTCAGGCTTCGCTTCGATGCGGCGCCGCTTCGCCCCCGGTGTTACGTGCACTGCGACTCGCATCCTTGCGGAATGGCCGCCGGGGTTGACGCCGCGGTAGCTGCCCGCGCGAGCCGCCGCTGCTGCTTCTCTTCTTGCTTCTTGCGCCGCGCCAATTCCTTGCTGCGCTTTTCGCTTCGATACGCTCCTGGGCTGCGCCCCATTTGACCTCCTTATCCTATTCGCTGCGTCGCTGCAAGAAGGCAAATGGGCGTCCAGCTGAACTGGACGCCCTCGGCCTGATTCCCCCACAACCTCGTGGGGACGTCGTCACTGCTTGACAACGTTCGTCGCTTGGGGACCCTTCGGGCCCTGCGTAATCTCGAACTCGACTGTCTGCCCTTCGGCCAGCGTCTTGAAGCCTTCACCTTGAATCGCGGTGTGATGGACAAAGACGTCTTTCGATCCGTCCTCAGGGGTCACAAAGCCGTACCCCTTCTGGTCGCTGAACCACTTCACCGTACCTCTTGCCATACCCATCCCTCCTCCTGCTCGTACACACAAAAAACCGCCGAGCGCTTGCAGCTCCACGGTTTGCCAGACTCTAGTGAGGCTGAAAGATCATGGGCAGTGTACCACGCCGCAGGGGCAGCGTCAATGACATTAGCGCCCATCGCTATGCTACAACGCGAACGGGATCTCCGCCGCCTGCGCGCCGCGGACCCGGTTGAACTTGGCTTCCACCGCATCGACGGCCGCGCGCAACGCACCCACGATCTTCGCCGCCTGCTCCGGCATATAGGCATAGCTGGAGCTCGTCAGGTTGCCGAGCAATCGAATCTTCTGCAGCGCCGCCTGTGTTCGCTTGCTCGCCAGCCGCTGAAACCGCTGCTCCTTCGTCTCCCCCTGCACTCCCTCTTGCCCCTCGCCCATCGCTCCTCCTCGTGGTTATCGACCCTCGCAATGCCGCATGCTGTGCCCCGAATTCCAGCTGTGGGGTCAAACTGCGGGCTCAGGCCGCGCCCTCACCCTCCCCCTCCCGTCCAGGTGATATTTCAAGATCCCTATTGTCATCGTAGAAGGATGCGCTCCAAATGTGCCCGCCCCGGCCTCAAATGCGGTGGGCGGGCCGGGGCCTGCCCAAATCAGCTAGGCGGCCGACGACCGAGAATCAGAACCGTCCACGATTTTCCGGGTTGATTTTGGGACACGTTACTTAAGTATTGCGTCCACCTGAACTCCAAGACCGCGCTGATGGCTCGGCACAATCCAGGGTTCGGTAAAAATCTCCTGCCAGTAATCTGCAAACTCCGGCAGCACGGTTACCCAATTTTTTGCCTCGAACAGCAGGATATATTTCTTGAGAAGTTCCTCCAGGCAATCCTGACACTTGTCTAGGTCGTCAAACGTAGGTGGCTGAGTAATGCCAGCCTTCAATTCCTCAATGGCCTGTTTACTGACATGCGCGATGTGCTCATTGACGAATCGCTCTGCAATTCTCCACGACTGATCTAGTTGGCCCAGATCTACCTTAACCTTTTGTGAGTCAATATGCGTCATGCCCTGTCCGGCAAATCGATCAAAATCACCGTCAGCAAACCTCTCAACGACTGAACCCTTGTACAAGGTTACAAACCGGTCCCGGCTCATCACTTCAGGGAATTTTATCAGTTCTCGTAGCAAGTTGGCGAAGCTAACCACATTCTTACGGGTATCCAGCTGTCGCCTAATGCCGATAGAAATGTCAGTGGCATAGGCGTTTCGCATCCAGCTATAGAAGGCACTCGGTGTATGGATGTTTGGATTGGCGCGGATGATTTTGCTCGTTTCCCAGAAAACATGGCGATGAATGGCAAGACGGGTGATGTCGGACGTGATGATTTTCAGCCATCCGCTCCACCTGGCGAAGCGTTGTTCGATGTCCATTTTGATGGGTTTCTCTATGGATCTGTGGATCTGGGATACATTACTTAAGTACTGCGCCCCCGGAAGCGAGTTGTTCAACCTCGTTACTGGTTAATCCGTTTATAGGTATAGAGGGTAAAATAGTCAGTGGCCGACTTCGACGTTGTCACGAAGTCCTCACCGATCACGATTGTTTCATAACCACCAAAAGCTGCGACCTGGCCGATGGCCTTGATCACCCGCTGTTTGAGAAGCGGATCATGCCAATCCTGGACGATCTGATAGGTAGAGTTATCCGACTGTAAACCCCCGCCTTGATCTTGAGGTAGGTTCTTGTTATACACGGCTGTTCGGGTCACGGTACCCTTCGAGATATTCACAAGATATGTGACTTCATCCCCGGCTTTATCCTTTTCAATTTTTCCACGTCGATAAAACGTGGAGTCCGTCGCAACACACTTCACCTCAAATACATCCTCAGCCCAGGCGACGGCTGTTCCGTACCACAAACTACTAGTAGTCAGCAGAATGTATATACCCAACCGTACGGGGCTAGCGAGGGCACTCAATGCTTGTTTCATAACCTCCGCCTCCTTACGGTTCGGGGTACATTACTTAAGTACTGCATCCTTTGAATTCAAACCATATTCATCTGCAACCGCTTACCACGGACTTCTTGACCGCCTTGTTCCAGATTGGCCAGTCCACGGATTGGTATTGCCCTGAGTGCCAGCATTGTCCTTGTCTGTGCCATTAGGGTTAGTTTGCATATGCCCGGAGTGAAGACTACCGTTGCGGTCAGTATAAGGACGGACCGAATGCGCGTTGGGATTGACATAGCCATAACCGTAGTCGCTACGGCTAGAGGAGCGGCGGCTTCTGGCTTCTGCTAATGAAGCTTGAATCGCAGCAAACCACAAGCTGAAAAGTACGATAACTGCTATCTTCCGCCACATCTAAACCTCCTAAGAGTTGCGAGCGTGGTCCCGGTGCGAAGATGGGCGAGTGCAGTGCTGTGGTGCTCTCTCTACGATTTATTCTTCTTGTTCACCTCCCTGTTCATCATAGTCATCAACCTCAATTTCGACCCTTTCTCGACGAGAGTTGTAGCCACTGGCTTCCGTGCCATCGATTTCTGCTCCAGAAACATGCATATCCCCACCATTTGGGCCAATGGACTGAAGTAACCTCTCCATCTTCAACCTCGACAGGTACGGTATAGGATCCACTGTCGATCGTCACTGTCGCGTCGTAGGTTTCTGCTCTCACCGCAGGGCTGGCTTGAAGTAAAGCCGCACCAATCGTGAGAAATCCTATGAGTTTCCATGGAAAATCCGCGATGGTGCCCATTTTATGGCTAGCTCAATGCGCTCCTCGGATTCTGAATGATAGCATCAATATCGAGAACAGGTATATCCCGTCGGGTAATCGGTTCTTTGTCCAAGGTGCCGGCGCAATTATGACAGTTGTATATCGTCTTCAGGTACTTTTTCTCCAAGAGTGGGGGAAT contains:
- a CDS encoding LemA family protein codes for the protein MGIAAIVLIAVVAVGIGILLWWIGAYNGLVRMRQDLKSAWSQIDVQLKRRHDLIPNLVESVKGYMAHERGTLENVIKARQQAVSAGSVGEKAQAENFLTETLRSLFAVVERYPDIKANQNVMALQEELTSTENKVSFARQFYNDQAARYNAAIESVPTNIVAGTGGFTKVDFFQLDAPAERAVPQVKF
- a CDS encoding YtxH domain-containing protein, translated to MKEAPRKGLGLRTFLAFTIGAAAGSVVALLYAPASGKVTRKRIALRIRKIQNDAGRRLVQTRRALAHQAGRVSQAARGWISNHLPHETNGRERRRVHHATAK
- a CDS encoding AsmA family protein, producing the protein MKKVLLALLVLILLIVGGLAIFIATFDADRYRPFVVGKLQDAIKHPVSLEHMALGWRGGLALQLKGLTIADQIPSAEPLIHVDSADAVVRLAPLLHQDVQITAIVLKSLQAHISRDAQGQINLLGLAVAGAPAAAPSQTAPGTTPLALEISSFRIDDGAVHWTDAMTRPPTDLVVKDVDLQVRNIAAGRPMDVTLAASIGAASRNLHVAGRLTLPGPSAPGSIEQLTVKLNRMGLDHVLPKAAAGEPQLHGTITASVQGKAATLDPQQVMQAVSASGRLQLTDAKIENLNLLRAVFERISMVPGLMAIIETQLPPEYQAKFAAKDTVLQPIDAGIEVERGALQFQDLTVTTDAFALSGHGVVALSGGVNIQAVLRVERTLSAALILKTKELQGIANSAGELEIPLTIQGQLPRLVPMPDVAYLTSRLLANKFQDVVGGLLQRALERHTTPDQPAAAPAQ
- the lepB gene encoding signal peptidase I; the protein is MSYSRIVTTMRSLRRRLAIRGEFLRIEGESMSPTLRPGEVVFVRRQAFRAQGPKRGDVVVARPSARGRRRMIKRVIGLPKDRLSLEGRSWQLGEDEFFLLGDHPARSTDSRSFGPVRRQELLGPAVRVMRPWRALPHA
- the sodN gene encoding superoxide dismutase, Ni, whose amino-acid sequence is MLSRLLDRVLRIRPVFAHCDVPCGIYDPHLAGVSAKTVHTMNTKLTNMALPAATANTQEQYEHRNTVVRMVQTKETHAQLCKQELLILWTDYFKPEHLSMFPDLHETFWKAAKLCSYNKQHVDVAKSQELMDAVAKISEMFNKAEAAKKK
- a CDS encoding DUF167 domain-containing protein, coding for MRVAVHVTPGAKRRRIEAKPDGSLRVTLPEPAQDGRANSALIAALAEHFQVSKRAVRILHGLSSRRKLIEISP
- a CDS encoding cold-shock protein, which produces MARGTVKWFSDQKGYGFVTPEDGSKDVFVHHTAIQGEGFKTLAEGQTVEFEITQGPKGPQATNVVKQ